One Lysobacter enzymogenes DNA segment encodes these proteins:
- a CDS encoding DUF6053 domain-containing protein, whose translation MGGASAPTLSCQVAATSAESVGTQALLRQTQKPAPENDRPRTGRGRRSYSAEATLGCCCAGGVW comes from the coding sequence GTGGGAGGGGCTTCAGCCCCGACGCTTTCGTGCCAGGTCGCTGCGACCTCAGCGGAAAGCGTCGGGACTCAAGCGCTCCTGAGGCAAACACAAAAACCCGCCCCCGAAAACGATCGCCCCCGCACTGGGCGGGGGCGAAGGTCTTACTCGGCCGAGGCCACCTTGGGCTGTTGCTGCGCCGGCGGCGTCTGGTAG